In a genomic window of Spirosoma agri:
- a CDS encoding GlsB/YeaQ/YmgE family stress response membrane protein: MGFLYSILIGGIAGFIASRIMDSHNSMIVNILLGIVGGFVGGFIARKLGNDPDNDGLVMNLLIAVLGAVVLIFVGRLF; encoded by the coding sequence ATGGGCTTCCTGTATTCCATTCTTATTGGCGGCATTGCCGGTTTTATCGCCAGCCGTATTATGGACAGTCATAATTCGATGATCGTCAATATTCTGCTCGGCATTGTGGGCGGATTTGTGGGCGGTTTTATTGCCCGTAAGCTCGGCAATGACCCGGATAACGACGGCCTGGTCATGAATCTCCTGATTGCCGTGTTAGGTGCCGTCGTCCTGATTTTTGTCGGGCGATTGTTTTAA
- a CDS encoding D-arabinono-1,4-lactone oxidase, with amino-acid sequence MKKRTFLKLSSALLATPVMSPLAQLVPGEKLKNWAGNYTYSTDRLYSAKSIEQVQELVKKYAKLKVLGSRHCFNGIADSTNNFISLADMNQVVALDEKARMVTVDANMRYGQLAPYLDGKGYALHNLASLPHISVAGACATATHGSGVKNGNLSTAVAGLELVTADGELKKLSRDKDGDTFRAAVVNLGALGVVTKVTLDIQPTFMVRQDVYENLPLDQLNDHFEAIMSGGYSVSLFTDWQKKRINEVWIKRRVEEGSKIEAKPEYFGASLATKNLHPITEISAENCTEQMGVPGPWYERLPHFKMGFTPSSGKELQSEYFVPRKNAVDAILAVEQLRDHISPHLLISELRTIEADDLWMSMAYKQPSLAIHFTWKQDWASVSKVLPMIEKALEPFGPRPHWGKLFTLSAPKLQSRYEKLTDFKKLVKEYDPQGKFRNAFLDSTIYGS; translated from the coding sequence ATGAAAAAAAGAACGTTCCTTAAGCTGTCGTCAGCTTTACTTGCCACCCCCGTCATGTCCCCTCTAGCGCAATTAGTACCCGGCGAAAAATTGAAAAACTGGGCCGGAAACTACACATACAGTACTGACCGGCTGTATTCAGCCAAGTCGATCGAACAGGTTCAGGAACTCGTAAAAAAATACGCGAAACTCAAAGTACTAGGTTCACGCCATTGCTTCAACGGCATTGCCGACAGTACGAATAATTTCATTTCGCTCGCCGATATGAATCAGGTCGTGGCGCTGGATGAAAAGGCCCGCATGGTAACGGTCGACGCCAACATGCGCTACGGGCAATTGGCTCCGTACCTCGATGGGAAAGGCTATGCGTTGCACAATCTGGCTTCGCTGCCGCACATTTCGGTAGCGGGGGCCTGCGCTACGGCCACCCACGGCTCGGGCGTAAAGAACGGTAATCTGTCAACCGCAGTCGCAGGACTGGAACTTGTTACGGCTGATGGTGAACTGAAGAAACTGTCGCGCGACAAGGATGGCGATACGTTTCGTGCTGCCGTTGTCAACCTGGGTGCGCTTGGTGTTGTAACGAAAGTCACGCTCGACATTCAGCCAACCTTCATGGTGCGGCAGGATGTGTACGAAAACCTGCCACTCGATCAGCTGAACGATCACTTCGAAGCGATCATGTCGGGTGGCTACAGCGTAAGCCTGTTCACGGACTGGCAAAAGAAGCGCATTAACGAAGTCTGGATTAAACGACGAGTTGAGGAAGGAAGCAAGATAGAGGCCAAGCCCGAGTACTTCGGGGCATCGCTTGCAACGAAAAACCTGCATCCAATCACCGAAATATCCGCCGAAAATTGCACCGAACAAATGGGCGTGCCCGGTCCCTGGTACGAACGGTTGCCGCACTTTAAAATGGGCTTTACACCCAGCAGTGGCAAGGAGTTGCAATCCGAGTATTTTGTACCCCGGAAAAATGCGGTCGATGCTATACTGGCCGTCGAACAGCTCCGTGATCACATCAGTCCACACCTGCTTATCAGCGAACTGCGGACCATCGAGGCCGATGATTTGTGGATGAGTATGGCTTACAAACAACCGAGTTTGGCCATTCACTTTACCTGGAAACAGGACTGGGCATCGGTCAGTAAAGTGCTGCCTATGATCGAAAAAGCACTGGAACCCTTTGGACCACGACCGCACTGGGGGAAACTGTTCACGTTATCCGCGCCGAAATTGCAGTCCCGTTACGAAAAGCTGACCGACTTCAAGAAGCTGGTGAAGGAATACGACCCGCAGGGCAAGTTTCGGAATGCGTTCCTTGATTCGACAATCTATGGTAGTTGA
- the trxA gene encoding thioredoxin yields MSETKESFQDIIKGDKPVLVDFYADWCGPCKQQAPILKQLTDRAGDSVRVVKINVDKAQKAADQYQIRSIPTMIMFKDGKIVWRQSGVQPLHTLEGLVKQFS; encoded by the coding sequence ATGAGCGAGACAAAAGAATCATTTCAGGATATTATAAAAGGTGACAAGCCCGTGCTTGTCGATTTTTACGCTGACTGGTGCGGTCCCTGTAAACAACAGGCTCCCATTCTGAAGCAACTCACCGACCGCGCTGGCGACAGCGTTCGGGTCGTTAAAATAAACGTCGATAAAGCCCAGAAAGCCGCTGACCAGTATCAGATTCGGAGCATTCCGACGATGATTATGTTCAAAGACGGAAAAATCGTCTGGCGTCAGTCGGGTGTTCAGCCACTGCATACGCTGGAAGGGCTGGTCAAGCAATTCAGCTAG
- a CDS encoding GMC oxidoreductase has product MNLNIDSIKETTYDAIVIGSGITGGWASKELTEKGLRVLMLEKGHQLEHVSGYENAMKDPWQTQYNGRLTMEQKETHPKLARDYPYNELTETYWMKDSDSLYKENKRFDWYRPNIVGGKSIMWGRQSYRLSDLDFEANAKEGIAVDWPIRYKDVAPWYSYVEKVVGISGEALNLPQLPDSDFLPPMEMYCVEKEVRKRLEENFPGRTMTIGRVANLSKAAQAQLGIGRAPCQYRNKCSLGCPYGAYFSTQSCTLPYASKTGRLTLRPDSVVSEIIYDENQKRATGVRVIDAVTLQGREYFAKLIFVCGSTLGTTSILLNSKSSRFPNGLGNDSEQLGHNLMDHHFRTGASGDWEGDLDKYYIGRRANGIYVPRYRNIGSDKRDYLRGFGYQGGGSRQGWQRNVAEMSFGADYKEELTKPGPWTMGFGGFGETLPYYENRMYLDKNEKDKWGMPLVVFDAELKENEKKMRVDMMNDAKEMLESSGVKNVKAYDRGSYLGMAIHEMGTARMGRDPKTSVLNANNQMHGVKNVFVTDGACMVSASCVNPSLTYMALTARAADFAVKEMKKKSI; this is encoded by the coding sequence ATGAACCTCAATATTGATTCTATAAAAGAAACCACCTACGATGCCATTGTCATCGGATCGGGAATAACGGGTGGCTGGGCCTCCAAAGAACTGACCGAGAAAGGCCTGCGAGTTCTTATGCTCGAAAAAGGGCACCAGCTTGAGCACGTATCGGGTTACGAAAATGCCATGAAAGATCCGTGGCAAACTCAGTACAATGGTCGGCTCACGATGGAGCAGAAAGAAACGCACCCGAAACTGGCGCGTGACTACCCTTACAACGAGCTGACCGAAACCTACTGGATGAAGGATTCGGATTCGTTATATAAAGAGAACAAACGCTTCGATTGGTATCGACCTAATATCGTCGGTGGCAAGTCGATCATGTGGGGTCGGCAATCGTACCGGCTAAGCGACCTCGATTTTGAAGCCAATGCCAAAGAGGGCATTGCCGTAGACTGGCCGATCCGCTACAAAGACGTGGCTCCCTGGTACTCGTATGTCGAGAAAGTGGTTGGTATTTCGGGGGAAGCCCTGAATTTGCCGCAACTGCCCGACAGCGACTTCCTGCCGCCAATGGAGATGTACTGCGTTGAGAAAGAGGTTCGTAAACGGCTTGAGGAGAATTTTCCCGGTCGTACTATGACGATTGGTCGTGTGGCCAACCTGTCTAAAGCGGCTCAGGCGCAGCTTGGCATTGGCCGGGCTCCGTGTCAATACCGGAACAAATGTTCGCTGGGTTGCCCGTACGGTGCTTATTTCAGCACGCAGTCCTGCACGTTGCCCTACGCGTCGAAAACGGGTCGGTTAACGCTCCGTCCTGACTCGGTTGTATCGGAAATTATTTACGATGAAAACCAGAAACGGGCTACGGGCGTCCGGGTGATCGATGCCGTAACCTTGCAGGGTCGGGAATACTTTGCCAAACTGATCTTCGTCTGCGGCAGCACACTCGGCACGACATCCATTCTGCTCAACTCCAAGTCGAGCCGCTTCCCGAACGGGCTGGGCAATGATTCGGAGCAATTGGGGCATAACCTGATGGATCACCACTTCCGCACTGGCGCATCAGGTGACTGGGAAGGCGATCTGGATAAATACTACATCGGACGGCGGGCAAATGGCATTTATGTGCCTCGTTACCGCAACATCGGCAGCGACAAACGCGATTACCTGCGGGGCTTTGGCTACCAGGGCGGTGGCAGTCGGCAGGGCTGGCAGCGTAACGTTGCCGAGATGAGCTTCGGTGCTGATTATAAGGAAGAACTGACCAAGCCCGGTCCGTGGACAATGGGTTTTGGTGGCTTCGGCGAAACGCTGCCCTACTACGAAAACCGGATGTATCTCGACAAAAATGAGAAAGACAAATGGGGTATGCCGCTGGTCGTTTTCGACGCCGAACTCAAAGAAAACGAAAAGAAAATGCGCGTTGACATGATGAATGATGCCAAAGAAATGCTGGAATCGTCGGGTGTCAAAAACGTGAAAGCGTACGACAGAGGCTCGTACCTGGGGATGGCCATTCACGAGATGGGAACCGCGCGCATGGGCCGTGATCCTAAAACGTCGGTACTCAATGCCAATAACCAGATGCACGGAGTCAAAAACGTTTTCGTAACGGATGGTGCCTGCATGGTGTCGGCTTCCTGCGTAAACCCGTCATTGACGTACATGGCACTGACGGCACGGGCGGCAGATTTCGCCGTAAAAGAGATGAAAAAGAAGAGTATCTAG
- a CDS encoding DUF1684 domain-containing protein translates to MVVRFLLLLLIGFLAVTATAQTPFSAEIANHRETYKNDFLKSSGSPLKSKEDLAYLRFYEPDSTYRVEAIVQLTPKSEPFDMPTYNGMTRPHVAYAVVSFVLNGKPQKLTIYRNLNLIRMPDYRDYLFLPFKDATSGFATYGGGRYLDLRIGDIKNGRLILDFNKAYNPYCAFSEGYPCPIPPRNNVLPVAIEAGEKTYGKAH, encoded by the coding sequence ATGGTTGTGCGCTTTCTGTTGCTCTTACTAATTGGTTTTCTGGCAGTAACTGCCACTGCTCAGACGCCGTTTTCGGCCGAAATCGCCAACCATCGTGAGACCTATAAAAACGATTTCCTAAAGTCGTCCGGCAGTCCGTTGAAATCGAAGGAGGACTTGGCCTATCTGCGCTTTTACGAACCTGACTCGACCTATCGGGTGGAGGCCATCGTACAGTTGACGCCCAAATCAGAACCGTTCGACATGCCAACGTATAACGGAATGACCCGGCCACACGTCGCCTACGCAGTCGTATCGTTCGTGCTGAATGGCAAACCTCAGAAACTGACGATCTACCGGAATCTGAATTTGATCCGGATGCCCGACTACCGCGATTACCTGTTTCTCCCCTTCAAGGACGCAACATCCGGCTTTGCCACGTACGGCGGTGGGCGCTACCTCGACTTACGGATCGGCGATATCAAAAACGGGCGGCTGATCCTTGATTTCAACAAAGCCTACAACCCGTACTGCGCCTTCAGCGAAGGTTACCCCTGCCCTATTCCACCCAGGAACAATGTGTTACCTGTAGCCATCGAAGCCGGTGAAAAAACCTACGGAAAAGCCCATTGA
- a CDS encoding hydroxypyruvate isomerase family protein, whose amino-acid sequence MQRRNFVKSTVGLAGATAAGESLTGNWHSQPNFLAKNNFKLKYAPHFGMFENSAGGDPIDQLKFMADMGFTALEDNGMMGRDPALQTKIGAELARLGMTMGVFVLDKGGNGQNTLAAGKPEYVDIFLNGCRKAVETGKRVNGKFTTVVPGDFERNLPIGIQTGNVIDALRRGADILAAGGLTMVLEPLSDTPNLFLRTSDQTYEICRAVNSPSCKILFDIYHMQKNEGHIIPHINWCWSEIGYFQIGDNPGRNEPTTGEINYKNVFKYIYQKQKETGKDFIFGMEHGKSQKGKEGEVALIKAYVESDSFTV is encoded by the coding sequence ATGCAACGACGCAATTTTGTTAAATCGACAGTTGGCCTCGCTGGGGCTACTGCTGCGGGTGAATCGTTAACCGGCAACTGGCATTCACAGCCTAATTTTCTGGCTAAGAATAATTTCAAGCTCAAATATGCTCCCCACTTTGGCATGTTCGAAAACAGCGCCGGTGGCGATCCCATCGATCAGCTGAAATTCATGGCCGATATGGGCTTTACAGCCCTGGAAGACAACGGAATGATGGGCCGTGACCCGGCACTCCAAACGAAGATTGGCGCTGAGCTGGCTCGATTAGGGATGACGATGGGCGTGTTTGTGCTCGACAAGGGTGGTAACGGTCAGAATACCCTCGCGGCCGGAAAGCCCGAATACGTCGATATTTTTTTGAACGGCTGTCGGAAAGCGGTTGAAACCGGCAAACGGGTCAACGGCAAATTCACGACTGTTGTGCCGGGCGATTTTGAGCGGAACTTGCCGATTGGGATTCAGACCGGTAACGTTATTGATGCCTTGCGTCGTGGGGCCGATATTCTGGCCGCCGGTGGGCTGACGATGGTGCTGGAACCGCTCAGTGATACGCCAAACCTGTTCCTGCGGACGTCCGATCAGACGTATGAAATCTGCCGGGCGGTCAATAGTCCTTCGTGCAAAATTCTGTTTGATATCTATCACATGCAGAAAAACGAGGGACATATAATCCCGCATATCAACTGGTGCTGGAGCGAAATCGGTTATTTTCAGATCGGTGATAATCCAGGCCGCAACGAGCCAACTACGGGAGAAATCAACTATAAAAACGTGTTCAAATACATCTACCAGAAACAGAAAGAAACAGGCAAAGATTTCATTTTTGGTATGGAACACGGCAAATCGCAGAAAGGCAAAGAAGGCGAAGTGGCGCTGATAAAAGCCTACGTCGAGTCGGATAGCTTTACCGTGTAA
- a CDS encoding Na+/H+ antiporter: MQQNTLTTCGVVQNMSSIALIITLLAIVTALSAVAERVRIATPIVLVLAGIAISLIPGLPSVALTPDVVILVFLPPLIYAAAWNTSWADFKANFRPILLLALGLVLFSTVGVAWVVHTFVPGFSWPLAFVMGATVSTTDPIAGTSIIKEMGLPRRVVVILEAESLVNDATGLIVYRYAVAAVATGQFVLIEAGEQFFLVIFGGILIGLALAWIVKSIHQLTDDTPVVETTLTFLTPFAGYLIAEELHVSGVLAVLSSGLFLTLRSSEFLSRQAHLQTINVWNVVTFLLNSIVFVLMGLQLRQILLTNSGYSSGMLILYGIIVSLAVILARFVWIFLVSFFTRLLKPNLPVHHPLINGKLLTVIGWTGMRGVLSLATALALPLTLRNGSPFPQRDLIIFFTYCVIFSTLVLQGLALPYLIRWLNIQPDQRARQDEIKLRVQLAGTAIEHLEANYSLSDEVSDETLARLKHKYEIRIDRLRLNDNVRRSKAHESEVRETLRIQLEIIQVERDRATQLRREGNEDDEVLRTILYELDLEESRLLMGSMR, from the coding sequence GTGCAACAAAACACCCTGACGACCTGTGGGGTTGTTCAGAACATGAGTAGTATCGCCTTAATCATTACCCTGTTGGCAATCGTAACGGCCCTGTCGGCGGTGGCCGAGCGGGTTCGTATTGCCACGCCCATCGTGTTAGTGCTGGCAGGCATTGCGATCAGTCTGATTCCGGGCTTGCCTTCGGTTGCGCTCACCCCTGATGTTGTCATTCTGGTTTTTCTACCGCCACTGATCTACGCAGCGGCCTGGAACACGTCGTGGGCTGATTTCAAAGCAAATTTTCGGCCTATTCTGCTGCTGGCACTCGGGCTGGTTCTCTTCTCGACGGTGGGGGTAGCGTGGGTCGTGCATACGTTCGTTCCCGGCTTTTCGTGGCCGCTGGCGTTCGTAATGGGGGCAACGGTTTCTACGACAGACCCCATTGCGGGTACGTCGATCATCAAAGAGATGGGGCTACCCCGTCGCGTCGTGGTCATTCTGGAAGCCGAAAGTCTGGTCAATGACGCAACGGGCCTGATCGTTTATCGCTATGCCGTGGCTGCCGTAGCAACGGGACAGTTTGTTTTGATCGAAGCAGGGGAGCAATTCTTTCTGGTTATTTTCGGCGGAATCCTCATCGGGCTGGCGCTGGCCTGGATCGTGAAAAGTATTCACCAATTAACGGATGACACGCCGGTTGTTGAAACGACGCTGACATTTCTGACGCCGTTTGCCGGCTACCTGATCGCCGAAGAATTGCATGTATCGGGTGTGCTGGCCGTGCTGTCGTCGGGATTATTTCTAACCCTTCGATCGTCGGAGTTTCTATCGCGCCAGGCTCATTTGCAAACGATCAACGTCTGGAATGTCGTTACGTTTCTGCTCAACAGCATCGTGTTCGTGCTCATGGGTCTGCAACTGCGCCAGATCCTGTTGACCAACTCCGGCTATTCGTCCGGCATGCTGATTCTATACGGTATCATCGTTAGTCTAGCCGTTATTCTGGCCCGGTTTGTCTGGATTTTTCTGGTGAGTTTCTTCACGCGATTGCTTAAGCCGAATCTGCCTGTCCATCATCCGCTCATCAATGGCAAACTGCTCACCGTCATCGGCTGGACCGGAATGCGGGGAGTATTGTCACTGGCAACGGCGCTGGCCTTACCCCTCACGCTGCGGAACGGATCGCCCTTTCCGCAGCGTGATCTGATCATTTTCTTTACGTACTGCGTCATTTTCTCGACGCTGGTATTGCAGGGACTAGCCTTACCCTACCTGATCCGCTGGTTGAACATTCAGCCCGATCAACGGGCCAGACAGGACGAGATTAAACTGCGTGTTCAGCTCGCCGGTACGGCCATCGAACACCTTGAGGCTAACTACTCACTGAGCGACGAGGTATCCGACGAAACACTGGCGCGACTCAAACACAAGTACGAAATCCGCATCGACAGGCTCCGGCTGAACGACAATGTGCGTCGGTCGAAGGCGCACGAATCGGAAGTTCGGGAAACACTACGCATTCAGCTTGAGATCATCCAGGTGGAGCGTGATAGGGCTACGCAACTGCGCCGGGAGGGCAATGAAGACGACGAAGTACTCCGAACTATTTTGTACGAACTGGACCTGGAAGAGTCACGATTGCTGATGGGATCGATGCGCTGA
- a CDS encoding isoamylase early set domain-containing protein: protein MAVAKQFLKSKPIAKVTFELPAEAVNGAKTVALAGEFNSWDISAQTLKKQKDGSYKTTVELPVGAEYQYRYVLDGTTWANDWAADKYVANGVAGEENSVVVL, encoded by the coding sequence ATGGCGGTTGCCAAACAATTCCTCAAAAGCAAGCCTATCGCAAAAGTTACGTTTGAGTTGCCGGCTGAAGCTGTCAACGGTGCAAAAACGGTCGCTCTGGCCGGTGAATTCAACAGCTGGGATATTAGCGCCCAAACGTTGAAGAAGCAAAAGGATGGTTCGTATAAAACGACGGTTGAACTACCCGTAGGTGCTGAATACCAATACCGTTATGTTTTAGACGGTACGACGTGGGCCAATGATTGGGCTGCTGACAAATATGTAGCCAATGGCGTTGCGGGTGAAGAAAATTCGGTTGTCGTTCTGTAA
- a CDS encoding gluconate 2-dehydrogenase subunit 3 family protein — MKRREAIQQAALMMGGLLSAPTLAGAMGRITNTGPSVSVTAEQEALLAEVADVIIPATKTPGAKAAGAEKFIVRVMRDCYPKTDQDSFYAGLAKLDASSKTKFGKGFMELDTAQKNEMVKQTMTDDKPFFLRMKELTTTGYFTSEIGATKALEYLPVPGQFNGCMPLKPGQKTWAL; from the coding sequence ATGAAACGTAGAGAAGCGATACAGCAGGCGGCCCTGATGATGGGTGGTCTGTTGTCAGCACCCACGCTGGCGGGCGCAATGGGCCGCATTACGAACACGGGTCCCAGCGTGTCCGTTACGGCTGAGCAGGAAGCATTGCTGGCTGAAGTCGCCGACGTAATTATTCCGGCCACCAAAACGCCGGGTGCCAAAGCGGCTGGTGCCGAAAAATTCATTGTCCGCGTCATGCGCGATTGCTACCCCAAAACCGATCAGGACAGTTTCTACGCCGGGCTCGCCAAGCTGGATGCCAGTAGCAAAACCAAGTTCGGAAAAGGATTTATGGAGTTAGATACTGCCCAGAAAAACGAAATGGTGAAGCAGACGATGACCGATGATAAGCCGTTCTTCCTACGCATGAAAGAGCTGACAACGACCGGGTACTTTACGTCGGAAATCGGCGCAACCAAGGCCCTCGAATACCTGCCGGTTCCGGGGCAGTTCAACGGCTGTATGCCGCTCAAACCCGGCCAGAAAACCTGGGCGCTCTAA
- a CDS encoding PVC-type heme-binding CxxCH protein: MNSFRSAKRSAFYRRAMALSAAGLVVGTVFVGAYQNRNLNAASDGYLKGLFAQLSDDDKHDPKYAVGSLNVAPGLEATLFAAEPMLSNPTDIDVDARGRVWVCEAYNYRPAINGNPTRKEGDRIMILEDTNGDGKADISKVFYQDPSIESPLGIWVQGNKVIVADSPNVWVLTDENGDDKADKKELLFTGIGGEQHDHGMHTFVFGPDGKWYFNFGNEGKQLLDKEGKPVIDVATGKAIDKQNFKQGMVFRCDPDGKNVEVLGQNFRNNYEVAVDSYGTLWQSDNDDDGNKGVRINYVMEYGNYGYTDEMTGAGWQANRDNLEPEIPRRHWHLNDPGVVPNLLQTGAGSPTGIIVYEGKLLPEVFRNQVIHCDAGPNVVRSYTVQKDGAGYKADIVNVLEGARDQWFRPADICVAPDGSLIIADWYDPGVGGHQAGDQNKGRVYRVAPPNSPYTMPKVDVSTTDGAIEALQSPNMSIRYAGWQKLRELGTKAEKPLAKLYKESNNPRMQARALWLLSKLDKGQKYIETALKSTNPDLRITALRAARELKTDIIPYVKQLVNDPDAQVRRECAIALRLNKSAEAPALWAQLASKYDGKDRWYLEALGIGADGNWDSYYTAWVKQMNNDPLANAGGRDIVWRARTKESVPMLAKLAGDQGTDLNQRLRYFRAFDFNPGASEKSAALLGILQANSNSTDVSKLVLRHLDPAFVKNSPVATTALNKLLTDVYGTPEYIELVTRYEPNSENAKLSQLAMAKSTDAVGRDAVRQLIKQNGSPLIWTLVNGANADEAAQMVAALQRVGNKESLDILKTIALDEKRSPALRMNATRALGGSMDGADMVVALLKSGEIKGDYKKAAVQGVSNDWRKNVRIQAAGFLDGGQSAEGKKLPGMNELMALDGDASKGVSVFKNNCSICHQVNGEGMDFGPKLSEIGSKLPKEGQYLAILHPDAGISFGYEGWEVKFKDGSTMSGIVSSKTETDLQMKFPGGVVQNYKMSDVVSMKKMDSSMMPSGLQEAMSTKDLVDLVAYLTSLKKK; the protein is encoded by the coding sequence ATGAATTCTTTTCGATCGGCCAAGCGTTCTGCGTTTTATCGCCGGGCGATGGCCCTCTCTGCTGCCGGTCTGGTGGTCGGAACTGTTTTTGTTGGGGCCTACCAGAATCGTAACCTCAACGCAGCGTCCGACGGTTATCTCAAGGGTTTGTTCGCGCAGCTTAGTGACGACGATAAACATGATCCCAAATATGCCGTGGGTAGCCTGAACGTGGCGCCGGGCCTGGAAGCCACCCTGTTTGCCGCCGAGCCGATGCTGAGCAATCCGACGGATATCGATGTCGATGCCAGAGGTCGCGTGTGGGTTTGTGAAGCTTACAACTACCGGCCCGCTATCAACGGAAATCCGACCCGCAAAGAAGGTGATCGGATCATGATTCTGGAAGACACGAACGGGGATGGCAAAGCTGATATCTCCAAAGTCTTTTACCAGGACCCAAGTATCGAATCGCCACTGGGTATCTGGGTGCAGGGCAACAAAGTGATCGTGGCCGATAGTCCAAACGTGTGGGTTCTGACGGACGAAAACGGCGATGATAAGGCCGACAAAAAAGAACTGCTCTTCACGGGAATCGGGGGTGAGCAGCACGACCACGGGATGCACACATTTGTCTTTGGTCCCGACGGCAAGTGGTATTTCAACTTTGGCAATGAAGGTAAACAATTGCTGGATAAAGAGGGAAAACCCGTCATTGACGTGGCCACGGGCAAAGCCATCGATAAACAGAATTTCAAGCAGGGCATGGTGTTCCGCTGTGATCCCGACGGGAAAAACGTTGAAGTGCTGGGCCAGAATTTCCGGAACAACTACGAAGTGGCCGTGGATTCCTACGGTACGCTTTGGCAGTCGGACAACGATGATGATGGCAACAAGGGCGTTCGGATCAACTACGTGATGGAGTATGGCAACTACGGCTACACCGACGAGATGACGGGCGCTGGCTGGCAGGCGAATCGGGATAATCTCGAACCCGAAATCCCACGGCGGCACTGGCACCTGAACGATCCGGGTGTTGTACCGAACCTGCTTCAAACCGGGGCCGGCTCGCCAACGGGTATCATTGTTTACGAAGGAAAACTGCTGCCCGAAGTGTTTCGAAATCAGGTGATTCACTGCGATGCCGGACCGAACGTCGTTCGATCATACACAGTGCAAAAGGATGGTGCGGGCTACAAGGCCGACATCGTAAACGTCCTTGAAGGAGCGCGCGACCAGTGGTTTCGTCCAGCTGATATATGCGTGGCACCCGATGGTTCGCTCATTATTGCCGATTGGTACGATCCCGGCGTAGGTGGCCACCAGGCGGGTGATCAGAACAAAGGGCGCGTGTATCGCGTAGCACCCCCCAATTCGCCGTACACCATGCCGAAAGTGGACGTATCGACCACTGACGGGGCGATTGAAGCACTCCAGAGTCCGAACATGTCGATCCGCTATGCCGGGTGGCAGAAACTGCGTGAGCTAGGTACAAAGGCAGAAAAACCACTGGCCAAGCTGTACAAAGAATCGAACAATCCCCGGATGCAGGCTCGCGCGTTGTGGCTGCTGAGCAAACTGGACAAAGGACAGAAATACATTGAGACGGCGCTGAAGAGCACCAATCCTGATCTGCGCATCACGGCATTACGGGCCGCTCGCGAACTCAAAACGGACATCATTCCCTACGTGAAGCAACTGGTCAACGATCCTGATGCGCAGGTTCGTCGGGAGTGTGCCATTGCACTCCGGCTCAACAAATCAGCAGAAGCACCGGCTTTGTGGGCACAGCTGGCCAGTAAGTACGATGGGAAAGACCGTTGGTATCTGGAAGCACTGGGTATTGGTGCTGACGGAAACTGGGATAGCTATTATACGGCCTGGGTGAAGCAGATGAACAACGACCCGCTCGCTAATGCGGGTGGTCGCGACATCGTATGGCGGGCCCGCACCAAAGAATCGGTGCCGATGCTGGCTAAACTGGCGGGTGATCAGGGGACGGATCTGAACCAGCGATTGCGCTATTTCCGGGCGTTTGATTTCAACCCCGGTGCCAGTGAAAAATCAGCCGCGTTGCTGGGTATTTTGCAGGCGAACAGCAACTCGACCGACGTATCGAAACTGGTGTTGCGCCACCTTGACCCGGCTTTTGTGAAAAACTCACCCGTCGCGACAACCGCGCTGAACAAGCTGCTGACCGATGTGTACGGAACCCCCGAATACATCGAACTGGTAACCCGCTACGAACCTAACTCCGAGAATGCCAAGTTGAGCCAACTGGCAATGGCCAAGTCGACGGATGCTGTAGGCCGTGATGCCGTTCGGCAGTTGATCAAGCAGAACGGTAGCCCGTTGATCTGGACGCTTGTTAATGGCGCAAACGCGGACGAAGCCGCACAGATGGTAGCGGCCCTGCAACGGGTTGGTAACAAAGAATCGCTGGACATTCTGAAAACCATTGCGCTTGATGAAAAGCGGTCGCCTGCGTTACGCATGAATGCTACCCGCGCCTTGGGTGGCAGCATGGACGGTGCCGATATGGTTGTCGCTTTACTGAAATCGGGCGAAATTAAAGGCGACTACAAGAAAGCGGCTGTTCAGGGCGTGAGCAACGACTGGCGTAAAAATGTCAGAATACAGGCGGCTGGTTTTCTGGATGGCGGACAGAGTGCCGAAGGCAAAAAGCTCCCCGGTATGAACGAATTGATGGCGCTGGATGGCGATGCGTCAAAGGGCGTGAGTGTCTTCAAAAACAACTGCTCGATTTGCCATCAGGTCAACGGCGAAGGCATGGACTTTGGGCCGAAACTGTCTGAAATCGGCTCTAAACTGCCCAAAGAAGGTCAATATCTGGCTATTCTGCATCCTGATGCCGGCATCAGCTTCGGCTATGAAGGATGGGAAGTGAAGTTTAAAGACGGGAGCACCATGTCGGGAATCGTATCCAGCAAAACCGAGACCGATCTGCAAATGAAGTTCCCCGGTGGTGTGGTCCAGAACTACAAAATGTCGGACGTGGTCTCCATGAAAAAGATGGATTCGTCCATGATGCCATCGGGCCTTCAGGAAGCCATGAGTACAAAGGACTTAGTGGATCTGGTCGCCTATTTAACGAGTTTAAAAAAGAAATAA